In Notolabrus celidotus isolate fNotCel1 chromosome 22, fNotCel1.pri, whole genome shotgun sequence, the genomic stretch aatctgGGGACAGGATGGAATAAATGTGGTGGCATTAAGTGCCAGACTCAGCATCTATTAGGCAGATGGAACAGGAATGAAAAGGTCTCACAGAGTGCTGCTACAGTCAGGAGATTCATGTTTTGATCCCAAATGCTTTGCTTACCGGACAGAGTGCCCAGCTGCTTGGTGAGAGCAGCCACAACGACGTCGTTCTCCACGATGTAcgccatctcctcctccaggttCTCCTTATCGAAAGTGATCAGGGCATCCGAGCAGGCATCCCAAACCTAAATGAGAGACCAATTATGCCTGTGGTCTACAAGTCTTTCCTTAAATGCATCCCCTTTCCTTATATATAGCTGGGCAGAGAAGTGCTGCTTCACTTAGCTGAACACATCAAAGTTTTTAGCTGCTTTTGGAGGTTGGCACAGGGTGCATACATCAAACCGAGCAACATGAGGGTCACCAATACCCCTCGAGCTGGACGACTGACTTTAACTTAATGGACATGACATTTATGTGATGTGGatttgagaaacattttcttGGAAAGACAAATAACACATGACATGAATGTGTACACACAGGCTGAATCAATATTTACCCGCCACCAAGAGTGGCAGAAGGAGATTTACGGGTTGGCTTCTTAATTTCAACCCTGGAAGCACCGTTTGACTTCAACATGAGGGGgtaaaaaaagtgtttctacAAGGTTAATCCTCTCTGGGCTTGTAACTATGGTGACAGAACCCATCATTGTGAAGTAATATGCTGATGTACTCCTTTTTTCCAACTCGCCATAAAGTAGGGGGATATACTCTACAGAAAACCACTAATGGCAGTGAGTTTGCAGCTTGTGATAAGTGGTTGGGGAGAAAGATTTACTGAGACCAGCCCAAAATTGTTTTGGGTTTGTTTAATGCGGGGTGAAATGATGCTGCTTTTGGGCTGGTGCATACTTTCTCTGCCATGTTTAAACAATACACATCCTTGCAACTttacaacaagaaaaaaaaagtgggaaAAATGACGCGTTGATGGCGAAAAAAAACTTTGTTCAACTTCTGTTTCAAATCTAAACCCTCAATGCATACTGGATGTTTAAGGTGGAAGAGCATTTTATAGCATGGAAAGAATGTTATTTCGAGCTGACCTGCAGTACATACTTTCCAGTGCTATGGCTGAGATGGATATGACTGCAATTCAATGGACAAACAAGCCAAAACAGTGGTGGCAGAGTGAAGGTATAATGGGAGAGGTACACTACCATAATCACTGGAAGGCAGTGCATGATGACATCTTAGGCCCAGAGAGAAACCCTGCGGTTGGGTGTTTGGTACACGCCGACCACATCTTACAAGAGGGCCTGAGCCTGCACCCACAGCCGTAAGCCGGTTCACTCGGCAGCAAACAACCACTCTACAAATCTTTCATCTTTTTACCGTTGTTAACGTGCATCTTGATAATCATACGATGTGAGGAAGAGTAGCAATTTAGAAACATCAAAATGATTTACCTAAAATTGAAACATAAGGCTCTTATAGATAAAACTTGGTTGAAAGTGCACATGGACGGCCTTCTCTTATATGTACCTTGTGTGTTTTGGCATTCCTTGTGTATCAGATCCTGAAAAGCTACTGAAAGGGCATAAATGCCACAGAGGAATGAACAAAATGCATGCTGCCACCGTGAAACCACTGTTTGCCATTTTAATGTGAACAATTACACACCATACACATGATTATATGATACTGTATTGTGATGCTTGTTCATTAAGCTGAATGACTGAGTAGAAGCCGAGAGTCACAGATTTCGCCCTCCGCAAATTGTATGCTGCCATGATTGATGGATGACAGAAATACATACGGTATGCCTGGAAATTAGAAAGTCTGGAGGACGTATGAAAGAAACTCAGGATGTATAACGACTTCGGGGGATGCACAGCGCTACAACAGCTGTAGTTTATTCTTTTATGATACTTTTTTTATCTGTTGAGAAACTAGAGCAGTGgtagtttctgtttgcttgttttatgTTAACTTTtccaataatatatattttatttttgaaaataaatgttgttgtaGACTGGAGCTTTACATACCTGCATCTTTTTGTAAGGCTTGCACCTCATCTTTGTGATGTTTTCCCATACTCCAATACCTGAGAGTGCACAAACACATGGAGACAGTTACAATACTAATTTAttgtaaagaataaataaacattcaaatcttttacaaataaacactttttaaaagtcaaaacataaatttaaaataattaagcaTGATGAACAGTATGTGTGTTCATCCCATCCAGACAGGAGAGGAACCAGACTAACAAGCTACTTTGATCAGGGTCTAGTTTTAGCTGAACTTGGCAGATTAAAGCAGCACTGTGAATAACCACAGACACCTTGAGTTAAGTGGATTTGTTTCCTAAACGGAGAGCCAAAAAAATCATAACTGTATCCCTTTAAAGAGGGAACATATTTTTGGAAATTAACATTCCGTTACGATTTTTCTTTCTTGACCAAGTCTGATACCAAGAACCCCTCTGATACAGGTGcaacaaaaaatacatattattCTAACATAATAGGCGGTAGTTTGTCCTACTAGCATTGCATGGAGGTGATAAAATTGATATAATTTTTGTACGGCCTGGCTCATTAGACTGAAGGAATCATAACCTAAAAGCAAGCGCAGCTAACATAGATAGCAATCTGACTTGCAGTGCGTCCTGAATCCTGTGCCCactaaaagaaaaggagagcagAAACGTCGGCTTTTAACATGAGACTGTTCTATTTTGTGGTTATACAGATCTAAGTTAtcgttttgcctttatttgacaggacagcttgagagagacaggaaacatggatgAGAGAAAGGAGAATGGCACGAACAAAATCAGGAATCTTCCCTTCGACCAGTGCAAtgaggactgaagcctctgAACATGTGGCGCCGACCCTACCTACTAAACCGGCGCACCCTCAGTTATCTTATCTAtaatcaaaagaaaaataaagccttaaaatctgtcatttcaaaacactgattgttaacattttgcTTGGCTTGACTTACTCACTCTTTGCTAACAGCccactgttctttttttgttgctttttatatAGCTGTGTGGCCTACGTGATTTTCTCCTTCTGTTTTAGAGATGAAGCGATGACTGCTTTTTTGTGAGGGGCTTAGAAATGAAGCACATTTGCACCCTTAGGGTCAGTTCAGGGAGTTCCATATCTACTCATATTCTATAGAACAGTTTAGGTGGACCTTTCAGATTTCAAAGACAGGAAATAACAAATGAAAATCATCTCTAAACTTGTCAGTATGGAACCTCTTTTTCATGGGGATTCAAAATCTTGAGTCAAGTTGAGTAATTTTTTATAAGCACGACAGAGATATATATGAGTGTATGTTTGCCCAGGTAAGAGCTGAAGGCAATGATATCACAGCAAAGCGCCATGTTTCAAAATTACTTCTTTGCACTGGACATCAGAATCCCAGCAACATTTTCTATAAGAGCGGAGTGAGAGAGGTAATTTGGGCCAgtcttcatcctctctttccTACTGCAAACTCCATAAACATTATTGTTCTAAAAATTACATTCCTGGTGCACTGGGTCATGTGAATCACTGTGGGGAGATCTATGTTTTGATGCTAAACATAATGTAAACGTGATGATATTTTAAGACCTAAGGCAGGGTAAATATGGATGAACTTATGAGTCACACTGTCTGAGTGCTTGAGCCTCATAATTGTTGTCTACATCTACTTTGTGAACCTATAATGGAGGAGCTTTATCATTTTTGAGACATTCTAAACTTTGCTTactgttcatgtgttttttaGGTCAGCTATTTTTAGTTGTTCCCAGAGTTAGGGTGGTGGATATGGACATAGAACATGTTACAAAGACAAGTCTGTCAAGTTCAGATTAAGTTACACTACCTTAAATCAAAGACTTTCTTTTCCCCAAATCTCTTAAATTGAAAGACTTACTTACTAACTAAAGTCTgggctgagaaaaaaaaaatctcattggCAGCTGTATATGagcaaaattaagaaaaaactaCAGCATCAGGAAAATTCCAGGTTGGCCCATCAGACGAGGAGCAATTAAGGTCAAATATGATCCCTTCAAAGCCCTGGACACCGGACAGTGTCTGATCCCTGGCTTACTGTGTGGGAGTAGTTTAATAGTCTAGAACCACAGGCTCTTCCCAGGAAGGGAGCTAATCACCACAGAAATAACTGCATTTCAAAATAACTTTTGAAACTGGCCCATTGCTTGCATCATCTATTTCAacacagacaaaacaacaaatacaacagCAGCAAAAGTTATGGCTTTGTGTGTTAGTTTGTGAAACTGTATACTGTACCACTGAGAAGGGTTGCAGAGCCAGGACTGATGGAGCTGACCCTGGTGCTGTACATGTCAGGGACCTTGTCCATCACTTTCTTGTTACCCGCCTCTAGCAGGAGGATCTTCTTGCCCTCCAAGTTTGGATCCATGCCTGTCATAAACCATGTACtgtgtcagagaatagactttaaaatcctgctgatggtttataaagcactgaatggtttaggcccaaaacacattgctgatctgctacctgatgacctctgaggtcatcaggtactggtctgctttcagtccctagaatcagaacgaaacatggtgaagcagcgtttagtcattatgcaccacatatcgggaacacactccctgaaagctgcaggtctgctccaactctcacctcttttaaatcaaaaactaagactttatttaccactgccttcctatcttagctcattttaactcactttaaattaaaattttaatgtaatttctaatatatttctaattttccttttcttttctgttttattatatttgtcattttaattatgttcttttatgcttgtctgaatgtctccaatgcttttaatgttttaatgtaaagcacattgagttgccctcgtgtatgaaatgcgctgcacaaataaagctgccttgccttgccttacttattgtaaaaagtaaataagTGACAGCACATCTATGTTGACAAAGTCTACAGAGTTTCACTACAGAATCATAATAAATCAATCATGTGATGTAACTGTGAGTGTCAAGGCAATCTGGTTTGATTACATGATATGCATGGGGACCGTTTCTGATGACTCTATCCTCATTTAAGATTTGGCTGCATTATAAGCTGAGGTTACACACCCACATGTTGTCAGTCCGTGTTGGGAAAACATCACTCACCGAGGGAACATGCCATTGCAGATCCAACCATTCCTCCTCCGGATATAACCACATCATAGACCTCACTCTTGCTTGAGTCACCCCCACGTTCAGCACTCACTAATCCACGGCTGATGATTTTAACAGCAGATAAATGCTTTTCTGCATTATAACACCGGCCAAGACCGTTTAAGGTCAGCGTTGCCTTTGTTAACTTGTGCATGATTCAGTCTGCCTTCAAATTGGACGAGCCCCAAATTAGAGTAAGGAAGCAGGTCCAACCATACAGTCAGGATCTGTTGATATGACAAGCGATCACACGTTTCTCCTTGAATATGTCCTAAAAACGGCAGCTGTGTCCCTTCTGTAATCCAGCCATGTTGTATTCACAAGAAGAGCTCCAGAGGAAATGCTTCCGGTTtcctgaccaatcagaggagacGTTTGTCACTGCTGCGTGGCTGCGTATATCCAGAGAGAGGTAACGCGACTGAGCTGTGCAGAAGTGTAGGTGAGtttaaagacttgttttttaatctctaCATGGATGTTCTTCTTTTTAACGAGTAACATAACTTATAGTCTTCCAAATTCATTGCTGTTTTTCGAAGTTTAACGATTTTGAAAACGATTAGAACGAGAAAATACCTACAAAACTCGTCTTTTTGACATGACGACTCTTCTTTATCTTTAGTTCAAATGGTAACCTCTTTCCACATGTTCTCTCTGGTTCTCTTTTATTGCAGAACATAGTGAGTATCAGTGGTATCTGCACGCTGAAACGTCGTTTCGCCGTCAGCTGACGTTTAATGTTGAGTGCCCGAGGTCTGGTTGTTATGGTAACCAGTTCACACAGGTGGAGTTGATAGAATACaatataatagaatagaatagaatagaatagaatagagccgtgggaagtggctttaagttgggggtgctgtagtaagaggtgcaattttttttctttttgcatttaggttacttatgcaactgataggctatagtgcacatacattttatttttatttatctggtttgaatacaagctttcaagataacttttcattataaattcacaaattgcaacttccataccccgttgtacagcaaagagcatacaagacaaacctggtaaaacaggcccaaaaggcagtaaagcgaattgaacagaacttatccaaatacatttcagcaggcacacacacagggcccatgaatcaggttattttaaaatgaataatggtttaaaattgctataattatttctcaaatcttcctcaggcattacattttcggaaaataatacaataaaaaaactgatttattatGTTACTTCATGTAAttgtttcaacttatttatgcatccagaaaaaattgtgtgatgccttttccaacagtgggtgctgcagcaccctcagcacccctacttcccacggcCATGGAATAGaataatgtactttattaatccccaaacggaaatgtattaattttattattaacctttattgcaggtaaaaaaacaattgagatcaggatctctttcacgagggtgacctctccaagaggtcagcagcacatgtcataaaaacagttacacgaaaatgacaaattaaaacatacaatttataAATGCATAGTGTTTTACAATATGAATAAGAGGTGTGgaggctgtaacaaaacaacaaacaataatttaagttttaaaacacaggcactgttcagtgctctcacgctgtctgtccctcaggatagaACAGAAAGCTCcaagttcagagagtttcagtGGAGTCTGTAGAGCATTCCATGCCATGGGGGCAGcaaagctgaaagctctttttccaaattcagtccttacccgaggaacagataaaacaagagtAGTGCAAGAACGCAAGGTATAGgaactgatttttctctgcaaTAAAGCGGACAAATAGTGAGGAATCAAGCCTAAAAGAGCCTTTTAAATTAGGGTCAGCCAATGTTTGTATCTTCATGCACTCAgagaaggaaaatttgaaattCAGGTGTCGGGCAGATAAAATTATGaaagtcacataaaacaagtaattcaggtgtctgtctgctcatctcccattggctagagagttgtgaagcctaatggctgcagggatgaatgattttttgTATATCTgtagagatgagccgtccactgccaCTGTTTCTCtagtccacaaagaagttgtgaagtggatgatctgtgtaatttagacctctagcttcttctgtgtgcatctctccaccacagcccccagtgagtccaacctggttccaatcacagtgcctgctcttttcactagtttgtccagtcgcctcgcatccttgtgttttatactgcttccccagcagactgcagcatagaatgacacacttgccaccacaaactgataaaacatctgcagcatcttactgtagatgtctaaggatctgagcctccttaagaaaaataggcagctctgccccttcctgtagagtgcatctgtgttaagggaccagtccaacttgttgtccaggtgttCACCTAGATATTTGTGGGTTGGCACCACCTAGATGTCCACCCCTCGAATGTTAACtagctgatggcagagcctggATATAGAATAttgaactgtttttatttaatacactatgatatattttatttcaaacacaagCCAGTCACCATTTTAGACTTGATGATGTCACATAAACACTGTCAATTAGGTAAAACGATGGTGATTGAGGAAATTCAAAGCAGAATGCAGAATGATAAAATGGATATCAGGGAAAGCGCTAACATTTCTTCACAGTAGCCACACTGAcaaggctgcctgcagtgtctgcagacatttcTTCTATGTTTTTTCTATCTGTCTCATGTGTGTAGACATCAGCAGATGCAGAGTATTACAAAATGCCATTAATCTACCTGATTAATAAACCAAACGATGAATCAGCCTATCTCTACTGAGGAGATTAAAGCTGGCTACATTGTAATTTATAAAGCCTCAGAGTATATATCAGATGAGACAAGTCAAAGATCACAGAGGAGGgtgcctttttatttaattttttttacatttttcacagcaaataATCCCAATGAGCGAAACATTTCATTGTTAAATTAATTCAGGATGAGTTttgttttgtcagaaaacacaacttgcAAATTTTCAGGACAGAATCAGCATATAAATAAGAGGtagtatcactttgtccacaaaatcaacacaactgGATGTCCTCACAGGTGTTGTAACAGCATAGCACTTCATAATCttgtttacagcaaaaaaaagagtcaTTAAGTACAGTAAACCTGCAATAAAACGAGTTAGATCAAAGCTTGTTGTAAAATCACAGTCCAATACATATACCCTGCAGCAGTATAAAGCTACATCTATAATACAAACCTCTTAgatttcttattattttctcaGTGTCACAGGtcagtgaaatatgtcacagcCAGAGACCTTGCTGGAAGATGGACTCAGATCAGAGTTTATGCTCCAGCAGCAGCTAAAGGCTCTCAGAGAAGCCCTCAGAAAGCAGCTGCAGGAGgcacagaggaaacagacagaggagctggagaggaggatTCATCAGAATGCTCTGCTGTCAACAGATGTAGTCAAAGGGGCCGGTGATAAGATTGACGTGAACCCTCACATCAAGTAGGTTTCCTTGAGTTTCTTTAATGCCTTTTACAATCACACTTCATCTTCTTTCTTAAAGATCTCTGCTTTTTCCAGAGATGATGGACCAAGGGGATCGACACTTGCACATCAAAAGACTTTGCACCATCAAGGACTCTCAGAGAAGCCTTACTCATCTCCCCCAGCCTTGGTATCTTCAGAAAACTGGAAAACTGTTTCCTCTAGGCCTTCCACACTTACACCTTCACATttaaggaaagagagggaggctgAGGCTGAGTGTCAAAAGAAGTTCTGTGCTCTCTCAGTCCCCGGCCACATCACTCAGCCTCTCTATCAGGAGATGATGGAGCTgagggaaaaggagagaaagcagGAACATGAGCAGAGAAGGGACTTCCTGCTTACTACTCAAAAACCCTTCAGCTtccaggagaaggagaaggagaagaaagaaaaactgctAGCTATGTTAAACCTGGTCTCACAGGATCAGAAAAACAAGGTTTCTACTGTGAGGAAACCTCCAAACAAAGACTTGTCACACTCTGAACGGAAAGGTGGGTTTCCTTTAATTGCAATGACACTGAAGTTTACTCTGGTATAAAAGTTCACCTGTTTACTTGCTTACCTGTCATTAAACAGACAAATATTCTGACAACTTGAAAGAGTACATGACCGATTGGTAGCAGTGTCTCTCAGCTTGTGATCATTTAAAGCCAGATAAACAATCAATTAACTTCATCTagagccaaatcacagcaaatggCAGTTTATGTTAAGAGCAGATCTAGACAGTAATCTTAGCTACAGTGGCTAGGAAAAACTCTTCTTTTTGTACAGGCAGAACTCTCAAGTGTTTTAATAATTACAGAAGCAGGTCTAGGTCAGCAAGCAGCCCCTAACAACAATCTGTAGGAACTTGGCAGCTAAGAAAGCACAACAACTCCTGGTAAGATTCAAAGTTCGAAGCTCTGCATTTGTGGGACATGGATGTATACaaaatgagagagaaaggaggagggaggagctcATGTATATATCTATTGCAGCCTATAACAGAATAACTAGAGGCTGATCCTAGCAAGCCTAAGCCAGCCATAAGTATAAGCTTAATCAAAATATATGCCTTTAAAAGCCAACTAAAAGAGTAGAGGGTGTCTTCCTCACTGACATAAGCAATTGGATGATTGAACAGGAAAAGAGCTTGATAAATAAAGGCTCTTACTTACTGGAGACCTAAGTTACCACAAGCAGGTCATCGATACACATACGTGTCTCTTGCTTCTATGTTTCAATGTCATATTCAATGATTCAGAACATTCCTAGCACACAGTGGggctacaaacaaacacatttgctTATTGTGCTCCTAAGAATCAGAGCAAAGTTGTGAATGTTGTGAATGTCACAGAGGAGTGTCTTTGAGAGTTTCTCAATGTTTCCACTTGTACACTATTGATGGcgaatacatgtgtgtgttacacTGTATATTGTGAGATTACTCCATCCTTTTCCCACTTCACCGTTTTTCTCTACAGATCAGGATCTCAGAAAACAACTCACTGCTCTAACAACAGTCCGTCAGGAGAATCCTGCTGTGTCTGGCAACCCCAAACTTCGCACTGCTGACCGCACCAGAAAAGAAAAGTTGCGATTCCTGGATGAGAAGCCTAGCTTCCAGCCCAAGATCAACCCTCAGGTCCCTGACTTCAGCAGGCTGCACAGAGCCTTGCAGACAGAGAGGCTGAGAAAAACGCAGAGCAAAGATGGGATAAAATGCCAGCCTTTTCATCTGAGGACATCTGCCAGGGGAAGCAAGATGAGCACTGAGACCTCCCAGGTAAACATTTTGATGTATTCAGACATTTCATTAACAAAAGAATCTTAGGAAATTTGTTTGGTGGTTTGATGGTTAATATAAAAGTGTTGTCTCATAGTATTTACCGCTAACAAAAGAGGAACATTTAGTTTGGTttccttctttttaattttatgttcaatcatttatcttcttttttagaACTGTCATGGTCCTCCTCTTTCTTGAGGTGATCATAATGACAGGCAGTTTTTAATCAAGTAATAATTGACTTTCTTTGAAATGTaacatgaaaaatgtaacaTGAAAAATGTATAGACTAAGCCTTTGAAGAGCCATCTCTACAGTATTTAAGTAAGAAGACTTCCAGGGCGCCAGGCACCAGATGGCTTCATGTTATAATTTTACTTTACTGCTCTATGGATGGTTGGAGAGACACATCCACCCACCACTTCATCAAGTCAAgacatttctctttttcacaGGGTTAGAAAACCACTATCGGTTGAAGCCTCTAATATTTCACATGACAAACGATGGAGATTATCTAAGTCTGTGCTTGTCTAAAAAGAGTGATGTCACATTGATTGCACCAAATATGTGACAACTGATCTTTTAAAAGCaactttaatacttttttttaaatagtttttgtagattacatactgtacattacTATGATTGATTCCCTTTTGACTTAGAagtaatcataaaaaaatgatgaaggGCTGATCAAATTTAACTCTGTTTTATGCCTTTTTACATAACTTGTTGGGTAAGAAGATTTACTGAATGGTTAAAGTTTTTCTTCGTCACGTGTTATTTTTGAGGCTGTTTAAATCACCCCCTTCGGTCCTGGAGCTGTAaagctatttaaaaaaacacaccagtgAGCCCTCTTCAGGGAGGAAATGT encodes the following:
- the fam161b gene encoding protein FAM161B isoform X2; the protein is MSQPETLLEDGLRSEFMLQQQLKALREALRKQLQEAQRKQTEELERRIHQNALLSTDVVKGAGDKIDVNPHIKDDGPRGSTLAHQKTLHHQGLSEKPYSSPPALVSSENWKTVSSRPSTLTPSHLRKEREAEAECQKKFCALSVPGHITQPLYQEMMELREKERKQEHEQRRDFLLTTQKPFSFQEKEKEKKEKLLAMLNLVSQDQKNKVSTVRKPPNKDLSHSERKDQDLRKQLTALTTVRQENPAVSGNPKLRTADRTRKEKLRFLDEKPSFQPKINPQVPDFSRLHRALQTERLRKTQSKDGIKCQPFHLRTSARGSKMSTETSQIPRTSNLCRSKSVGALTSLSTDTLPTFITDAARKRCMAIRKSMELRESKTQESVDWLRKYQMRSQAISKAVTLHAKLLDPHISLKEVCDDKLQQHWHADQQRMREYTRELRDMKARVSERPYLFERVTQKNAKAHAEQTYRNKLKKAGLKEQFVKEKGETTSSISWEETDEKDIKIRDENVDDGKKIEDVDEKSVKSKEEMP
- the fam161b gene encoding protein FAM161B isoform X1; protein product: MSQPETLLEDGLRSEFMLQQQLKALREALRKQLQEAQRKQTEELERRIHQNALLSTDVVKGAGDKIDVNPHIKDDGPRGSTLAHQKTLHHQGLSEKPYSSPPALVSSENWKTVSSRPSTLTPSHLRKEREAEAECQKKFCALSVPGHITQPLYQEMMELREKERKQEHEQRRDFLLTTQKPFSFQEKEKEKKEKLLAMLNLVSQDQKNKVSTVRKPPNKDLSHSERKDQDLRKQLTALTTVRQENPAVSGNPKLRTADRTRKEKLRFLDEKPSFQPKINPQVPDFSRLHRALQTERLRKTQSKDGIKCQPFHLRTSARGSKMSTETSQPPAQIPRTSNLCRSKSVGALTSLSTDTLPTFITDAARKRCMAIRKSMELRESKTQESVDWLRKYQMRSQAISKAVTLHAKLLDPHISLKEVCDDKLQQHWHADQQRMREYTRELRDMKARVSERPYLFERVTQKNAKAHAEQTYRNKLKKAGLKEQFVKEKGETTSSISWEETDEKDIKIRDENVDDGKKIEDVDEKSVKSKEEMP